The following are encoded together in the Bradyrhizobium genosp. L genome:
- a CDS encoding acyltransferase, producing MNLDYWLQRAVGRATCRLGPQARLMPTARIRNIRGDGDCIVVGDNSVIRGELLTFAHGGRIEIGAWCYVGEHTRIWSAASVRIGDRVLIAHGVNIFDNLTHPVDPVARHSQIQEMFTRGHPRKLDLDERPVTIHDDAWIGAGAFVMRGLTIGARAIIAAGTVVTKDVADDTVVAGNPARVVKSILEA from the coding sequence ATGAATCTCGACTACTGGCTGCAGCGAGCTGTTGGGCGCGCGACCTGCCGGCTTGGACCGCAGGCCAGGCTGATGCCGACAGCGCGGATTCGCAATATCCGCGGCGACGGCGACTGCATCGTGGTCGGCGACAACAGCGTCATCCGCGGCGAGCTTTTGACATTTGCGCATGGCGGGCGGATCGAGATCGGCGCGTGGTGCTACGTCGGAGAGCATACGAGGATCTGGTCGGCAGCCTCGGTCAGGATCGGAGACAGGGTGCTGATCGCGCACGGCGTGAACATCTTCGACAATTTGACCCATCCGGTCGACCCGGTGGCGCGTCACAGCCAGATCCAGGAAATGTTCACCCGCGGCCATCCGCGCAAGCTCGATCTCGACGAGCGTCCGGTCACGATCCACGACGACGCCTGGATCGGCGCCGGCGCATTCGTTATGCGGGGTCTCACGATCGGCGCCCGCGCCATCATCGCGGCCGGTACCGTCGTCACCAAGGACGTGGCTGATGATACGGTGGTCGCCGGAAATCCCGCGCGTGTGGTAAAGTCCATCCTCGAGGCATGA
- a CDS encoding NAD-dependent 4,6-dehydratase LegB: protein MQKVLLTGAGGFIGSHLAEELVRRQVGVRAFVHYNGMGSYGWLDSLPAEILGKIDVFAGNICDPNGLRTAMKGCDAVLHLAALIAIPYSYHSPDTYLDTNIRGTLNVLQAARDLDVGHVVHTSTSEVYGTAQFVPITEEHPLQGQSPYSATKIGADQLALSFEKSFGTPVTVVRPFNTYGPRQSTRAVIPTIITQIAAGSRRIKLGSIHPTRDFNYVSDTVGGFLAALGTRAGIGEVVNIGSGFEISIGDTARLIAELMGVEIEIEQDDVRVRPDRSEVERLWASNAKAARLLGWSPRFAGVDGLRKGLEETIAWFTKQENLSRYRANAYTL, encoded by the coding sequence TTGCAAAAGGTATTGCTGACCGGCGCGGGTGGATTCATCGGCTCTCACCTTGCGGAAGAACTGGTCCGCCGACAGGTCGGCGTGCGTGCCTTCGTGCATTACAACGGCATGGGATCCTATGGCTGGCTCGATTCGCTGCCGGCCGAAATCCTCGGCAAGATCGACGTGTTCGCGGGCAACATTTGTGACCCAAACGGGCTACGGACCGCGATGAAGGGGTGCGATGCGGTGCTGCATCTCGCCGCGCTGATCGCCATCCCCTATTCATATCATTCGCCCGACACCTATCTCGACACCAATATCCGCGGCACGCTGAACGTGCTGCAGGCGGCGCGCGACCTCGATGTCGGCCATGTCGTGCACACCTCGACCAGCGAGGTCTACGGCACCGCGCAGTTCGTTCCGATCACCGAGGAGCACCCGCTGCAGGGGCAGTCGCCCTATTCGGCAACCAAGATCGGGGCCGACCAGCTCGCGCTGTCGTTCGAGAAGTCGTTCGGTACGCCGGTGACGGTGGTGCGTCCCTTCAATACCTACGGCCCGCGGCAATCGACCCGCGCGGTGATTCCGACCATCATCACCCAGATCGCGGCCGGCAGCCGCCGCATCAAGCTCGGCAGCATCCACCCGACCCGCGACTTCAACTATGTCTCGGACACCGTCGGCGGCTTCCTGGCGGCGCTCGGGACCAGGGCCGGCATCGGCGAGGTCGTCAATATAGGCAGCGGCTTCGAGATCTCGATCGGCGACACCGCGCGCCTGATCGCGGAGCTGATGGGCGTCGAGATCGAGATCGAGCAGGACGACGTCCGCGTCCGCCCCGACCGCAGCGAGGTGGAGCGGCTGTGGGCCAGCAATGCCAAGGCCGCGAGGCTGCTCGGCTGGTCGCCGCGTTTTGCCGGCGTCGACGGCTTGCGCAAGGGCCTCGAGGAGACCATCGCCTGGTTCACCAAGCAGGAGAACCTGTCCCGCTATCGCGCCAACGCCTACACGCTGTGA
- a CDS encoding polysaccharide deacetylase family protein, producing MDRPTGKLTIVMYHYVRPLKRTRFPRIKGLDLDLFEQQLGYLARHYSLVTMEQLIDAIDGRGELPPRPALLTFDDGYLDHYTYVLPKLVERKIQGSFFPPSCSAIDRKVLDVNKIHFILASNVDPDDLVATIETACRERAEEFGLQPIAHYREKYMVGNFLDPANVDYVKLMLQHALPSALRSELIEQLFSRHVAADEATFAGELYATVEQLRLMRGCGMHIGSHGSLHQWLGHLPREEQEADIDGSLALLDAVGVAPAYRSMCYPYGSYNDDTVSAIASRGFKLALTTEVALSETNAAARFRLPRLDTNHLPKDASAPVNEWTLAAET from the coding sequence ATGGACAGGCCGACCGGCAAGCTCACGATCGTCATGTACCACTATGTGCGGCCGCTCAAGCGCACGCGCTTTCCACGCATCAAGGGCCTCGATCTCGACCTGTTCGAGCAGCAGCTCGGCTATCTCGCGCGACATTATTCGCTTGTGACGATGGAGCAGCTGATCGATGCCATCGACGGCCGTGGGGAGCTTCCGCCCCGGCCCGCGCTGCTGACCTTCGACGACGGCTATCTCGATCATTACACCTACGTGCTGCCCAAGCTCGTCGAGCGTAAGATCCAGGGCTCGTTCTTTCCGCCGTCATGCTCGGCGATCGACCGCAAAGTGCTCGACGTCAACAAGATCCATTTCATTCTCGCCTCCAACGTCGATCCCGACGATCTCGTCGCCACGATCGAGACGGCGTGCCGCGAACGCGCCGAGGAATTCGGTCTGCAGCCGATTGCTCACTACCGCGAGAAGTACATGGTCGGTAATTTCCTCGATCCGGCCAACGTCGACTATGTCAAGCTGATGCTGCAGCATGCGCTGCCTTCAGCGTTGCGCAGCGAACTGATCGAGCAGCTCTTCAGCCGTCACGTCGCAGCCGACGAGGCGACCTTCGCGGGCGAACTGTACGCGACGGTCGAGCAGTTGCGCCTGATGCGAGGCTGCGGCATGCACATCGGTTCGCACGGCAGCCTGCATCAGTGGCTGGGCCATCTGCCCAGAGAAGAGCAGGAAGCCGACATCGACGGATCGCTGGCGCTGCTCGACGCGGTCGGGGTCGCTCCCGCCTATCGCAGCATGTGCTATCCCTATGGCAGCTACAACGACGACACCGTCAGCGCGATCGCGTCGCGCGGTTTCAAGCTCGCGCTCACGACCGAGGTCGCGCTGTCGGAAACGAATGCCGCGGCCCGCTTCCGACTTCCGCGTCTCGATACCAATCACCTGCCGAAGGACGCATCCGCGCCGGTCAATGAATGGACATTGGCGGCCGAAACCTGA
- a CDS encoding glycosyltransferase family 4 protein — MTPQAPMRIAFNYISRTLWAGGYNYQSNLFAALARFRPGEFAPVVFASSRGDAGELAQLAAISGVEIVRSEAFEGQPELAKALALGLAREASAAFGAARIDAVVESARFFGWRLPIPAIAWIPDLQHRSLPHLFPRAARWRREFGFRMQIAGRRTIMLSSESALRDFRAYYPRVKNNVRVVRFATQPQLGLLNTDPAEVIAAYGLPQNYFYLPNQFYRHKNHQLVVDALAILKERGADVVVCASGSTEDRREPGYYDQVNAEVHSRGLERHFRHVGIIPFSHVYALLRAATAMVNPSRFEGWSSTVEEAKSFGVPMILSDIDVHREQTAGGARYFGVDDPVALADHLMEASRQAAGLTVRNVVPQQDDNVSAFAASFAATMRQAVQR, encoded by the coding sequence ATGACACCGCAAGCTCCGATGCGCATCGCGTTCAACTACATCTCGCGCACCCTGTGGGCCGGCGGGTACAATTATCAGAGCAATCTGTTCGCGGCGCTGGCCCGGTTCCGGCCCGGCGAGTTCGCGCCGGTGGTGTTCGCCAGCAGCCGCGGCGACGCAGGCGAGCTGGCGCAGCTTGCCGCGATCTCCGGCGTCGAGATCGTGCGGTCGGAGGCCTTCGAAGGCCAGCCGGAATTGGCCAAGGCACTCGCCCTCGGTCTGGCGCGCGAAGCCAGCGCGGCGTTTGGCGCCGCCCGGATCGATGCGGTGGTCGAATCGGCGCGCTTCTTCGGCTGGCGGTTGCCGATCCCGGCGATCGCCTGGATCCCGGATCTGCAGCACCGCTCGCTGCCGCATCTTTTTCCAAGGGCCGCGCGCTGGCGGCGCGAATTCGGCTTCCGCATGCAGATCGCGGGCCGCCGCACTATCATGCTCAGCAGCGAAAGCGCGCTGCGCGATTTCAGGGCCTACTACCCGCGGGTCAAGAACAACGTCCGCGTGGTCCGCTTTGCCACCCAGCCGCAGCTTGGCCTGCTGAACACCGATCCGGCCGAAGTCATTGCGGCCTATGGCCTGCCGCAAAACTATTTCTATTTGCCCAATCAGTTCTACCGCCACAAGAACCACCAGCTGGTGGTCGATGCTCTGGCGATCCTGAAAGAGCGCGGGGCCGATGTGGTGGTCTGCGCATCCGGCAGCACGGAGGACCGGCGCGAGCCGGGCTACTACGATCAGGTCAATGCCGAGGTGCACAGCCGCGGCCTCGAGCGGCACTTCCGCCATGTCGGCATCATTCCGTTCTCTCATGTCTACGCGCTGCTGCGGGCCGCGACCGCCATGGTCAACCCGTCGCGTTTCGAGGGCTGGAGCTCGACCGTGGAGGAGGCGAAATCGTTCGGCGTTCCGATGATCCTGTCCGACATCGACGTGCACCGGGAGCAGACCGCGGGCGGTGCCCGCTATTTCGGCGTCGACGATCCCGTTGCGCTGGCCGACCACCTCATGGAGGCGTCACGGCAGGCCGCCGGGCTCACCGTTCGCAATGTCGTCCCGCAGCAGGATGACAATGTCAGCGCCTTCGCTGCAAGCTTCGCGGCCACCATGCGGCAGGCCGTTCAGCGCTAA
- a CDS encoding SDR family NAD(P)-dependent oxidoreductase — protein MTAARRRFEIDDQRWFAAASGDHNPIHVDGEWAVRHFPGALVVHGMHVLLWALDQFAQRRPGASFAAIDATFVKPIVVGDEVVATGSDDGKLIRVTVGREIALVARIEPGETVVDGQLRFEPGTPPSVPSPRTHADIPGFAGVIALPETASSLPARFGALATALGVDRVIGLAAVSTVVGMEIPGLRSMLSKIALKCVPSTAGVLGFAVHKFHDAMSLVELDVLGLGIRGTVSAFAGREPPAPATDEALRRMVAPAEFSGSRPLVIGAASGLGAVTARLLAAGGADPVLTWHASDLDETLQSVRNLGATGCALKLDATSPSQGLTDLAATGWDGGQVYYFASPRIFRRRIELYQAGDFRDFAAVFVDGFYAVVQQLLAQTSGRLTVYYPSTVAIDEKASDLLEYAAAKAIGEQLCARLEKSNSRLKIIVARLPRITTRQTETFLKVKAELPEAVMLPLIRTVQSA, from the coding sequence ATGACGGCCGCTCGGCGACGGTTCGAGATCGACGATCAGCGCTGGTTTGCGGCCGCCTCCGGCGACCACAATCCGATCCATGTCGACGGCGAATGGGCGGTACGGCATTTTCCGGGCGCGCTGGTGGTGCATGGCATGCACGTCCTGCTGTGGGCGCTGGATCAGTTTGCCCAGCGGCGGCCGGGCGCGTCGTTTGCCGCGATCGACGCGACCTTCGTCAAGCCGATCGTCGTCGGCGACGAGGTCGTCGCAACCGGATCCGATGACGGCAAGCTGATCCGCGTCACGGTGGGGCGCGAAATCGCCCTGGTCGCGCGCATCGAGCCCGGCGAGACCGTCGTCGACGGTCAGCTGCGCTTTGAGCCGGGCACCCCGCCGAGCGTACCCTCTCCCCGCACGCACGCGGACATCCCGGGCTTCGCCGGGGTCATCGCGCTTCCTGAGACGGCGTCCTCCCTCCCCGCCCGGTTCGGCGCACTGGCCACCGCACTTGGTGTCGACCGCGTGATTGGACTTGCTGCCGTCTCGACCGTGGTCGGAATGGAGATCCCGGGACTTCGCAGCATGCTGTCCAAGATCGCGCTCAAATGCGTGCCGTCGACAGCCGGCGTGCTCGGTTTCGCAGTTCACAAGTTTCACGACGCCATGAGCCTCGTCGAACTCGATGTTCTCGGCCTGGGCATCCGAGGAACCGTATCGGCCTTCGCGGGACGCGAGCCGCCCGCGCCCGCCACGGACGAAGCCTTGCGCCGGATGGTGGCGCCGGCCGAATTCAGCGGGTCGCGGCCGCTCGTGATCGGCGCGGCCAGCGGGCTTGGCGCAGTCACAGCGAGGCTGCTTGCAGCGGGCGGCGCCGATCCGGTGCTCACCTGGCACGCATCCGATCTCGATGAGACGCTGCAGAGCGTGCGCAACCTCGGCGCAACCGGCTGCGCCCTCAAGCTCGATGCGACATCGCCGTCGCAGGGCCTCACCGATCTCGCCGCCACCGGCTGGGATGGCGGGCAAGTCTACTATTTCGCCTCGCCTCGCATCTTCCGCCGCCGTATCGAGCTCTACCAGGCCGGAGACTTCCGCGATTTCGCCGCGGTGTTCGTTGACGGTTTCTACGCCGTCGTCCAGCAACTGCTCGCACAGACCAGCGGCAGGTTGACCGTGTACTACCCGTCGACCGTCGCGATCGACGAAAAGGCATCGGACTTGCTGGAATACGCTGCCGCGAAAGCGATTGGCGAGCAGCTTTGCGCGCGGCTGGAAAAAAGCAATTCTCGCCTGAAGATCATCGTGGCGCGGCTGCCGCGGATCACGACGCGGCAGACGGAAACCTTCCTGAAGGTGAAGGCCGAGCTGCCGGAAGCCGTGATGCTGCCGTTGATCCGCACCGTGCAATCGGCGTGA
- a CDS encoding methyltransferase domain-containing protein — protein MHVDGLVFRIKEIADAAASPLYQLSGRRPWSLGYYTRKKASIESAIDGAAVQPGRQLPDGFGVGIDERVVEYPWLFDRLRRDGVKLGRMLDAGSTLNHDYVLSRNPLRKADLTMMTLAPEKRCYWYDGYSYVFGDFRKTSFADGAFDTIVSISTLEHVGLDNTMLYTSDPTKSETNKHGFADAVSEFRRIIAPGGRCLITVPYGRYENFNWFQLFDGAMIQALIDAFGPSSFDLEFFAYDKAGWRRASQADVANATAFDPHSGRGRLDDNAGCARAIACIEMIR, from the coding sequence ATGCACGTTGACGGTCTGGTTTTCAGGATCAAGGAGATCGCCGACGCCGCGGCGTCGCCGCTCTATCAATTGAGCGGGCGCAGGCCCTGGTCGCTCGGCTATTACACGCGCAAGAAGGCGAGTATCGAGAGCGCGATCGATGGCGCGGCCGTGCAACCCGGACGCCAACTCCCCGACGGCTTCGGTGTCGGGATCGACGAACGCGTCGTCGAATATCCCTGGCTGTTCGATCGGCTGCGCCGTGACGGCGTCAAGCTCGGCCGGATGCTTGACGCAGGCTCGACGCTGAATCACGACTACGTCCTCAGCCGGAATCCGCTGCGCAAGGCTGATCTGACCATGATGACGCTGGCGCCCGAGAAACGCTGCTACTGGTACGATGGCTATTCCTACGTGTTCGGTGATTTCCGCAAGACCAGTTTTGCGGACGGGGCGTTCGATACCATCGTCAGCATCTCGACGCTGGAGCATGTCGGGCTCGACAACACGATGCTCTACACCAGCGATCCCACGAAATCGGAAACCAACAAGCATGGCTTCGCCGATGCCGTCAGCGAGTTCCGGCGTATCATCGCGCCCGGCGGTCGTTGCCTGATCACGGTGCCCTACGGCCGCTACGAGAATTTCAACTGGTTCCAGCTGTTCGACGGCGCGATGATCCAGGCGCTGATCGATGCCTTCGGGCCGTCGTCCTTCGATCTCGAATTCTTTGCCTACGACAAAGCCGGCTGGCGCCGCGCCTCGCAGGCCGACGTCGCCAATGCGACGGCGTTCGATCCGCACAGCGGCCGCGGTCGACTCGACGACAATGCGGGCTGCGCGCGCGCCATCGCCTGCATCGAGATGATCAGATGA
- a CDS encoding LegC family aminotransferase produces MSISSAQAGKAGSAPLDLQPALDAVDAVLGANPRPVELHEPRLGAREREFVLDCIDTNWVSSAGQYVNRFEQMVAQATGARHAVAIVNGTAALHAALLLEGVEPNDEVLLPAITFVATANAVSHAGAIPHFVDSTWDTLGIDPVALEKHLAAIAAQRDGGWVNRETGRRLRALVPVHIFGHPADMAALNAIAAKYGLVVVEDATESLGSTWNGQGCGTFGHSAVLSFNGNKIVTTGGGGMILTDDDQHARHARHFTSTAKRSHAWAFDHDEVAYNYRLPNINAALGCGQMERLPAMVAAKRELAERYLAAFSAFPWARIFREPDGAQSNYWLNTLVLDGDHAAERDRLLSALHGHGIRARPLWTPMHMLPMYRDCPRAPLGVAEDMFTRCINLPSSPFLAAGANRT; encoded by the coding sequence ATGAGCATTTCGTCCGCACAAGCCGGCAAGGCCGGATCGGCGCCACTCGACCTGCAACCCGCCCTCGACGCGGTCGACGCCGTCCTCGGCGCCAACCCGCGTCCTGTGGAATTGCACGAGCCGCGGCTCGGCGCGCGCGAGCGTGAATTCGTGCTCGATTGCATCGATACCAACTGGGTGTCGTCGGCTGGCCAGTATGTGAACCGCTTCGAGCAGATGGTCGCGCAGGCGACCGGCGCCCGCCATGCTGTCGCAATCGTCAACGGCACGGCTGCCCTGCACGCCGCGCTCCTGCTCGAGGGCGTCGAGCCCAACGACGAGGTGCTGCTGCCCGCAATCACTTTCGTCGCGACCGCGAATGCCGTCAGCCACGCCGGCGCTATCCCGCATTTCGTCGATTCGACCTGGGATACGCTCGGCATCGACCCCGTTGCGCTGGAGAAACATCTCGCGGCGATCGCCGCGCAACGCGATGGCGGGTGGGTGAACAGGGAAACCGGGCGCCGGCTGCGCGCGTTGGTTCCTGTCCACATCTTCGGCCATCCGGCCGACATGGCCGCGCTCAATGCGATTGCCGCGAAATACGGCCTCGTGGTCGTCGAGGACGCAACCGAATCGCTCGGCTCGACCTGGAACGGGCAGGGCTGTGGCACGTTCGGCCATTCGGCGGTGCTGAGCTTCAACGGCAACAAGATCGTCACCACCGGCGGTGGCGGCATGATCCTGACCGACGACGACCAGCACGCCCGTCACGCCCGGCATTTCACCTCGACCGCGAAGAGGTCGCACGCCTGGGCGTTCGACCATGACGAGGTCGCCTACAATTATCGCCTGCCCAACATCAATGCCGCGCTCGGCTGCGGGCAGATGGAGCGGCTACCGGCGATGGTCGCGGCCAAGCGCGAACTCGCCGAGCGCTATCTCGCGGCGTTCAGCGCGTTTCCCTGGGCGCGGATCTTTCGCGAGCCCGACGGCGCGCAGAGCAACTACTGGCTCAACACGCTGGTGCTCGACGGCGATCATGCGGCTGAGCGCGACCGGCTGTTGTCGGCGCTGCACGGCCACGGCATCCGCGCCCGGCCGCTGTGGACGCCGATGCACATGCTGCCGATGTACCGCGACTGCCCGCGCGCGCCGCTTGGCGTCGCCGAGGACATGTTTACGCGCTGCATCAACCTGCCGAGCAGCCCGTTCCTCGCCGCCGGCGCGAACCGGACCTGA
- a CDS encoding glycosyltransferase encodes MRLFQNSGLYPSYLPRLNQLAAGASTFEARRDVFLHDRFGAAHFLKPVLDGAPEAFFTNGDDEVLQRQWARAQGMAGTPTLEAILLAQIEHHEAEVFYNLDPVRYPSAFTAKLPGCVKTTLCWRAAPSGNADLTGYGAVLGNFPSILESWRAKGCRAELFFPAVDPVMDEYGQGERPIDVAFVGGYSRHHSARGRTLEQVADLSARHKIVFCLDASRLTRLAESALGRLLPLGKHRRPDAIARIARAPVFGRDLYALFGSAKIVLNGAIDMAGNDRGNMRCFEAMGCGALLLSDAGNYPVGMEEGKTIAIYQSGNDCPIEVENCLRGWNELKARADKGRTAVRDLYSKERQWALFGQLLERL; translated from the coding sequence ATGCGCCTGTTCCAGAATAGCGGCCTCTATCCGTCCTATTTGCCGCGCCTGAACCAACTCGCCGCCGGCGCGTCGACGTTCGAAGCGCGGCGCGACGTGTTCTTGCACGATCGCTTTGGTGCGGCGCATTTCCTCAAGCCGGTGCTCGATGGCGCGCCGGAGGCCTTTTTCACCAACGGCGATGACGAGGTGCTGCAGCGGCAGTGGGCGCGCGCGCAGGGCATGGCAGGCACGCCGACGCTGGAAGCAATCCTGCTCGCGCAGATCGAGCATCACGAGGCCGAGGTGTTCTATAATCTCGACCCGGTGCGCTATCCGAGTGCGTTCACAGCCAAGCTGCCTGGTTGTGTGAAGACCACACTGTGCTGGCGCGCGGCGCCCTCGGGCAATGCGGACCTGACCGGCTATGGCGCGGTGCTCGGCAATTTCCCTTCGATCCTGGAGTCCTGGCGAGCCAAGGGCTGTCGGGCCGAATTGTTCTTCCCCGCGGTCGATCCCGTCATGGACGAGTACGGCCAGGGCGAGCGGCCGATCGACGTCGCCTTCGTCGGCGGCTATTCGCGGCATCACAGCGCGCGCGGCAGGACGCTGGAGCAGGTGGCCGATCTTTCGGCCCGGCACAAGATCGTGTTCTGCCTCGACGCCTCGCGATTGACCCGGCTCGCCGAAAGCGCGCTCGGTCGCCTGCTGCCGCTCGGCAAGCACCGCCGTCCCGACGCCATTGCCCGCATCGCGCGGGCGCCGGTGTTCGGCCGCGATCTCTACGCGCTGTTCGGCTCGGCCAAGATCGTGCTCAACGGCGCGATCGACATGGCCGGAAACGATCGCGGCAACATGCGCTGCTTCGAGGCGATGGGCTGCGGCGCGCTGCTGCTGTCGGATGCCGGGAACTATCCGGTGGGGATGGAGGAGGGCAAGACGATTGCGATCTATCAGAGCGGCAATGACTGCCCGATCGAGGTCGAGAATTGCCTGCGTGGCTGGAACGAACTGAAGGCGCGGGCCGATAAGGGGCGGACCGCGGTCAGAGATTTGTATAGCAAAGAGCGCCAGTGGGCTCTATTTGGACAACTCTTGGAGCGCCTCTAG
- a CDS encoding NAD-dependent epimerase/dehydratase family protein, with amino-acid sequence MTIWVTGANGFIGRHLVRELAAAGHAVHGVGHGALDAAETRRLGLASWINGEIDAANLNALAAAHGRPTRVLHLAGGSSVGVSIERPFEDFSRTVASTARLLEWLRGSAPDCAVIAASSAAVYGADHAGPIAESAVPTPMSPYGQHKLMMEQLCESNARTFGLGCTVVRLFSVYGPNLRKQLLWDICSRLKAGEQPLSLGGTGTEIRDWTDVRDVARLLAQFAGQSRQDGFRVVNGGSGRGASVADIANGLVRELGGNTVVRYSGIGRPGDPVSLLADDANLRRVGFDWRIPLDRGLADYVAWFKQAS; translated from the coding sequence ATGACGATCTGGGTCACCGGCGCGAACGGGTTTATCGGCCGCCATCTGGTTCGCGAACTGGCGGCAGCGGGGCATGCCGTGCATGGCGTCGGCCATGGCGCGCTCGATGCGGCAGAGACGCGCCGGCTCGGCCTTGCAAGCTGGATCAATGGCGAGATCGATGCGGCCAATCTCAACGCGCTGGCCGCCGCGCATGGACGGCCGACGCGCGTGCTGCACCTGGCCGGCGGATCATCGGTCGGGGTCTCGATCGAGCGGCCGTTCGAGGATTTCTCCCGCACCGTGGCGAGCACGGCGCGATTGCTGGAATGGCTGCGCGGCTCCGCGCCGGACTGCGCGGTGATCGCAGCCTCGAGCGCTGCCGTCTACGGTGCGGATCACGCAGGCCCGATTGCCGAGAGTGCCGTGCCGACGCCGATGTCGCCTTACGGACAGCACAAGCTGATGATGGAGCAGTTGTGCGAGAGCAATGCCCGAACCTTCGGCCTCGGCTGTACCGTGGTGCGACTGTTCTCGGTCTATGGCCCCAATCTGCGCAAGCAGCTGTTGTGGGACATCTGCTCGCGGCTGAAGGCGGGGGAGCAGCCGCTCAGCCTCGGCGGCACCGGCACCGAGATCCGAGACTGGACTGACGTGCGCGATGTCGCGCGATTGCTGGCGCAATTTGCGGGACAATCGCGGCAGGACGGCTTCCGCGTCGTCAATGGCGGCTCGGGTCGGGGCGCGAGCGTCGCCGACATCGCGAACGGCCTGGTCAGGGAGTTGGGCGGCAATACGGTCGTGCGTTACTCCGGTATCGGCCGGCCCGGCGATCCCGTCAGCCTGCTCGCCGACGATGCAAACCTGCGCCGCGTCGGCTTCGACTGGCGGATTCCGCTCGACCGCGGCCTTGCCGACTATGTGGCGTGGTTCAAGCAGGCCTCATGA